Proteins from one Primulina huaijiensis isolate GDHJ02 chromosome 18, ASM1229523v2, whole genome shotgun sequence genomic window:
- the LOC140965213 gene encoding protein GAMETE CELL DEFECTIVE 1, mitochondrial: protein MRALQRLLPQLSILQPCIQLSPAFKKLFSTQNGGGPDRTAHFGGSGSSEPDPLGWDAGVSSWSTGLTKEHFDGEAVGHQISLPVAVEPSLGQFERKSAGWADDVTEKVRELNNENRRGKAFVDSWDDKMKEMAVLMKQVREPGARGSYLKDSEKAEMYKKHKENPEVYTVEALAKEYRVMRQRVHAILWLKGDEEEEETKLGHPLDDTIERLIDGFPELFNSHDREFHVASLAYKPDFKVMPEGWDGTTRDPDEVHYEISMKEDEMLYQEFVQRMNFNKMKMAKKVKCHKYSRRRPAEGWNLTVEKLGSKDKRGNGGGWKFVTEADGSTRPLNEFEKMFVKRETPRRRRKIFP from the exons ATGAGAGCTCTTCAACGATTACTTCCGCAACTCTCAATCTTGCAACCATGCATTCAGCTTTCACCCGCATTTAAGAAACTATTTTCGACGCAAAATGGTGGTGGACCCGATAGGACGGCCCATTTTGGAGGATCTGGGTCGTCGGAACCCGACCCGTTAGGGTGGGACGCGGGTGTTTCGTCTTGGTCAACTGGACTGACGAAGGAGCACTTCGATGGGGAAGCAGTGGGGCATCAGATCAGTCTGCCGGTGGCTGTTGAGCCGAGTCTGGGCCAGTTCGAAAGGAAGTCTGCTGGGTGGGCGGATGATGTAACAGAAAAGGTGAGAGAATTGAACAATGAGAATCGAAGAGGGAAGGCGTTTGTGGACAGCTGGGATGACAAGATGAAGGAAATGGCTGTATTGATGAAGCAG GTAAGAGAGCCAGGTGCCAGGGGATCGTATTTGAAAGATTCAGAAAAAGCTGAGATGTATAAAAAGCACAAGGAGAACCCAGAGGTGTACACTGTGGAGGCCTTAGCAAAAGAATACAGGGTCATGAGGCAGAGGGTACACGCGATTTTATGGCTGAAGGGGgatgaagaagaggaagagaCGAAACTTGGACATCCATTGGATGACACCATTGAGCGCTTGATAGACGGTTTTCCCGA ACTTTTCAATTCCCATGATAGAGAATTCCATGTCGCGTCACTCGCATATAAGCCAGATTTTAAAGTCATGCCCGAGGGCTGGGATGGGACGACTCGAGACCCTGATGAGGTGCACTATGAGATCTCAATGAAAGAGGATGAAATGTTGTATCAAGAGTTTGTTCAACGTATGAACTTCAACAAAATGAAG ATGGCAAAGAAGGTGAAATGCCACAAGTACAGCAGGAGGCGTCCCGCCGAAGGATGGAACTTGACGGTGGAAAAACTCGGTTCCAAAGACAAGCGTGGCAATGGGGGTGGCTGGAAGTTTGTTACTGAGGCAGATGGCTCGACGAGGCCTTTGAATGAGTTTGAAAAGATGTTCGTGAAACGGGAGACTCCTCGTAGACGACGGAAGATATTTCCATGA
- the LOC140964485 gene encoding uncharacterized protein isoform X1: MEDERSISLPAESVEENNHGWQKVTYAKKQRKNQPKTVSDHATAALPNESAEKNGVFIILEKHAAERRRKLEAQRASAAIYDDEIPVRSRKKWGDEEDGDVSSDADVDAKENNAAEAYKEKPKKVKKPKVTVAEAAAKIDDSDLASFLSGVSESYEGKQDIQLMRFADYFGRAFSAVSASQFPWMKLLRESAVAKYADIPVSYVPEAVYKTSVDWINHHSYEALENFLLWSLDSILQDLAIQQPASKGSKKGGPPPSSKSQVAIFVVLAMVLRRKPDALINVLPKLSENSKYQGQDKRLVIIWMAVQACQGDLAVGLYLWAHHILPTLGGKSGSNPQSRDLVLQIVERIVSAPKARGILVNSAVRKGERLVPPAALDLLLHLTFPASSVRVKATERFEAVYPILKEVALAGSPGSKAMKQVSLKIQALAVKAVGEGFPELSREATSIFIWSLTQSPDCYQQWNNIYLDNIEASVVILRKLAEDWKEFSSKQSSLQALGETLKSFRQKNETALSGGVDDVRQPLFKDADKYCKSISAKLSSSGGCVKTVVFTIVVLAVGAAVMSPSVDSWDWNKLSVLFNTNQ, translated from the exons ATGGAAGATGAGAGATCAATTTCCCTACCCGCCGAATCCGTCGAGGAGAACAACCATGGCTGGCAGAAGGTGACGTACGCGAAGAAACAGCGCAAGAATCAGCCCAAGACGGTGTCCGATCATGCCACGGCGGCGCTGCCGAACGAATCCGCCGAGAAAAACGGCGTCTTCATTATCTTGGAGAAGCACGCGGCGGAGAGGAGGCGGAAATTGGAGGCTCAGCGCGCCTCCGCGGCGATTTACGACGATGAGATTCCGGTGCGATCGAGGAAGAAATGGGGAGATGAAGAGGACGGGGACGTCAGCAGCGACGCGGATGTTGATGCGAAGGAGAACAATGCGGCTGAGGCGTATAAGGAGAAGCCGAAGAAAGTTAAGAAGCCTAAGGTTACGGTGGCGGAGGCTGCCGCGAAGATCGACGATTCTGATCTTGCCTCGTTTCTTTCTGGCGTTTCG GAATCTTATGAAGGGAAACAAGATATTCAATTGATGAGGTTTGCGGATTACTTTGGGCGTGCATTTTCGGCTGTGAGTGCCTCACAGTTTCCATGGATGAAGCTTCTTAGAGAGTCTGCTGTGGCAAAATATGCTGAC ATCCCAGTGTCCTATGTACCGGAGGCTGTTTACAAGACTTCAGTTGACTGGATCAACCATCACTCATACGAGGCGCTGGAGAATTTTTTGTTGTGGTCATTGGACAGCATTCTTCAGGATTTGGCAATCCAACAACCGGCTTCTAAGGGCTCAAAGAAAGGAGGGCCACCACCATCCTCGAAGTCTCAG GTTGCTATCTTTGTAGTGTTAGCAATGGTATTACGTCGGAAACCAGATGCTTTAATCAATGTGTTGCCAAAATTGAGTGAAAACTCAAAATACCAAGGACAAGATAAGCGTCTAGTTATCATATGGATGGCAGTTCAG GCTTGTCAAGGAGATCTTGCTGTTGGATTGTACTTGTGGGCACATCATATTTTGCCAACACTTGGAGGAAAGTCCGGGTCTAATCCACAATCTAGGGATCTGGTCTTGCAGATAGTGGAAAG AATTGTGTCTGCACCTAAGGCTCGGGGTATATTAGTAAATAGTGCTGTTAGGAAGGGGGAACGCTTGGTGCCACCTGCAGCACTTGACCTACTATTACATTTAACTTTCCCTGCATCCTCCGTTCGAGTTAAG GCAACAGAAAGGTTTGAAGCAGTATACCCAATTCTCAAAGAGGTTGCTCTTGCTGGTTCTCCTGGAAGCAAGGCCATGAAGCAAGTGTCGCTCAAAATACAAGCTTTAGCTGTGAAAGCAGTTGGAGAAG GGTTCCCTGAGCTATCTCGAGAAGCAACTAGCATCTTCATATGGAGTTTGACTCAGAGCCCTGATTGTTACCAACAGTGG AACAATATATATTTGGATAACATAGAAGCTAGTGTTGTCATCCTGAGGAAGCTTGCAGAGGACTGGAAagaattttcttcaaaacaatctTCTCTTCAAGCACTTGGGGAGACACTGAAGAGTTTCAGGCAAAAG AACGAGACAGCATTAAGTGGTGGAGTCGACGATGTTCGACAACCGTTATTTAAAGATGCTGACAAGTATTGTAAGTCGATATCAGCAAAGTTATCTAGCAGTGGTGGCTGTGTAAAAACTGTGGTGTTTACTATCGTTGTTTTGGCTGTGGGAGCTGCTGTTATGTCCCCAAGTGTCGATTCATGGGATTGGAATAAGCTCTCAGTTTTGTTCAATACCAACCAGTAA
- the LOC140964485 gene encoding uncharacterized protein isoform X2 has translation MEDERSISLPAESVEENNHGWQKVTYAKKQRKNQPKTVSDHATAALPNESAEKNGVFIILEKHAAERRRKLEAQRASAAIYDDEIPVRSRKKWGDEEDGDVSSDADVDAKENNAAEAYKEKPKKVKKPKVTVAEAAAKIDDSDLASFLSGVSESYEGKQDIQLMRFADYFGRAFSAVSASQFPWMKLLRESAVAKYADIPVSYVPEAVYKTSVDWINHHSYEALENFLLWSLDSILQDLAIQQPASKGSKKGGPPPSSKSQVAIFVVLAMVLRRKPDALINVLPKLSENSKYQGQDKRLVIIWMAVQACQGDLAVGLYLWAHHILPTLGGKSGSNPQSRDLVLQIVERIVSAPKARGILVNSAVRKGERLVPPAALDLLLHLTFPASSVRATERFEAVYPILKEVALAGSPGSKAMKQVSLKIQALAVKAVGEGFPELSREATSIFIWSLTQSPDCYQQWNNIYLDNIEASVVILRKLAEDWKEFSSKQSSLQALGETLKSFRQKNETALSGGVDDVRQPLFKDADKYCKSISAKLSSSGGCVKTVVFTIVVLAVGAAVMSPSVDSWDWNKLSVLFNTNQ, from the exons ATGGAAGATGAGAGATCAATTTCCCTACCCGCCGAATCCGTCGAGGAGAACAACCATGGCTGGCAGAAGGTGACGTACGCGAAGAAACAGCGCAAGAATCAGCCCAAGACGGTGTCCGATCATGCCACGGCGGCGCTGCCGAACGAATCCGCCGAGAAAAACGGCGTCTTCATTATCTTGGAGAAGCACGCGGCGGAGAGGAGGCGGAAATTGGAGGCTCAGCGCGCCTCCGCGGCGATTTACGACGATGAGATTCCGGTGCGATCGAGGAAGAAATGGGGAGATGAAGAGGACGGGGACGTCAGCAGCGACGCGGATGTTGATGCGAAGGAGAACAATGCGGCTGAGGCGTATAAGGAGAAGCCGAAGAAAGTTAAGAAGCCTAAGGTTACGGTGGCGGAGGCTGCCGCGAAGATCGACGATTCTGATCTTGCCTCGTTTCTTTCTGGCGTTTCG GAATCTTATGAAGGGAAACAAGATATTCAATTGATGAGGTTTGCGGATTACTTTGGGCGTGCATTTTCGGCTGTGAGTGCCTCACAGTTTCCATGGATGAAGCTTCTTAGAGAGTCTGCTGTGGCAAAATATGCTGAC ATCCCAGTGTCCTATGTACCGGAGGCTGTTTACAAGACTTCAGTTGACTGGATCAACCATCACTCATACGAGGCGCTGGAGAATTTTTTGTTGTGGTCATTGGACAGCATTCTTCAGGATTTGGCAATCCAACAACCGGCTTCTAAGGGCTCAAAGAAAGGAGGGCCACCACCATCCTCGAAGTCTCAG GTTGCTATCTTTGTAGTGTTAGCAATGGTATTACGTCGGAAACCAGATGCTTTAATCAATGTGTTGCCAAAATTGAGTGAAAACTCAAAATACCAAGGACAAGATAAGCGTCTAGTTATCATATGGATGGCAGTTCAG GCTTGTCAAGGAGATCTTGCTGTTGGATTGTACTTGTGGGCACATCATATTTTGCCAACACTTGGAGGAAAGTCCGGGTCTAATCCACAATCTAGGGATCTGGTCTTGCAGATAGTGGAAAG AATTGTGTCTGCACCTAAGGCTCGGGGTATATTAGTAAATAGTGCTGTTAGGAAGGGGGAACGCTTGGTGCCACCTGCAGCACTTGACCTACTATTACATTTAACTTTCCCTGCATCCTCCGTTCGA GCAACAGAAAGGTTTGAAGCAGTATACCCAATTCTCAAAGAGGTTGCTCTTGCTGGTTCTCCTGGAAGCAAGGCCATGAAGCAAGTGTCGCTCAAAATACAAGCTTTAGCTGTGAAAGCAGTTGGAGAAG GGTTCCCTGAGCTATCTCGAGAAGCAACTAGCATCTTCATATGGAGTTTGACTCAGAGCCCTGATTGTTACCAACAGTGG AACAATATATATTTGGATAACATAGAAGCTAGTGTTGTCATCCTGAGGAAGCTTGCAGAGGACTGGAAagaattttcttcaaaacaatctTCTCTTCAAGCACTTGGGGAGACACTGAAGAGTTTCAGGCAAAAG AACGAGACAGCATTAAGTGGTGGAGTCGACGATGTTCGACAACCGTTATTTAAAGATGCTGACAAGTATTGTAAGTCGATATCAGCAAAGTTATCTAGCAGTGGTGGCTGTGTAAAAACTGTGGTGTTTACTATCGTTGTTTTGGCTGTGGGAGCTGCTGTTATGTCCCCAAGTGTCGATTCATGGGATTGGAATAAGCTCTCAGTTTTGTTCAATACCAACCAGTAA